A genomic region of Pontibaca methylaminivorans contains the following coding sequences:
- a CDS encoding glycosyltransferase family 2 protein — translation MRFLDVVSDTDSGRVFHFLRRGTTRQVIRKHLPGPWLSQSMIHGAPVLVAADAAEGLVPAPAEPDRLAGLNVAIATRNGEAAAIIADWLIHHYRHFDMQGAVIFERAPEDEAGNPWPEVAAALADAAAPMRLVVVHAGTPLGIADMPPESHPCCVAEAPGRDRMTPPPADPWRAPLQETAICEIARRRFLARARAVAHLDLHDLLQPSERGTPFDMAADNPGRVIELSGQHCYPWRVRRGATPSHRDHSCVQFDRPRFVRRWCAAPAGLPESARFAISRIAGAPRIPGSDFFRCMAVRHPGHRAGQIVPKSSLVESAPLVALVVQSLAADPLRPPARERIAPAAAGPGRTVILAPMRNEGPFILEWLAYHRAIGVDDFLIYTNDCTDGTDDLLRLLDRKGLVQHRDNPFREMGLRPHHGALQSAAGEPVIRDAGWIISMDADEFINVKVGDGRLADLYAATDGANMISCTWRLFGNSDIDEFRDESTIARFTACAEPFCPRPHQAWGFKTLFRNLGLFRKLGVHRPKGLNQQFLNEIRWVNGSGEPFPAREYRTAWRSTVGTFGYDLVSLNHYAVRNAESFLVKRDRGRANHADRDQGLHYWFRMNNNTTRDHSIQRHVPKMEQALSTLLSDPEIAAQHARCVAAHRRRIDELKADPRQSAFYRQLTGTRMKKLSRMHRHFGNDVFLAGPCAVPDAIITEDHPEDFIFSLGTSAAAE, via the coding sequence TTGCGGTTTCTCGACGTGGTGAGCGACACGGACAGCGGGCGCGTGTTCCATTTCCTGCGCCGGGGCACGACACGGCAAGTGATCCGCAAGCATCTGCCGGGCCCCTGGCTTTCCCAGTCGATGATTCATGGCGCTCCGGTCCTTGTTGCCGCCGACGCCGCCGAGGGGCTTGTCCCCGCCCCCGCCGAGCCGGACCGGCTTGCCGGGCTGAACGTGGCCATCGCGACCCGCAACGGCGAGGCGGCCGCGATCATCGCCGACTGGCTGATCCATCATTACCGCCACTTCGACATGCAGGGCGCGGTCATATTCGAACGCGCACCCGAAGACGAAGCCGGCAATCCCTGGCCCGAGGTCGCGGCGGCGCTGGCCGATGCGGCGGCACCCATGCGTCTGGTGGTGGTGCATGCCGGCACTCCGCTCGGCATTGCGGACATGCCGCCCGAATCGCATCCCTGCTGCGTGGCCGAGGCACCCGGGCGCGACCGCATGACGCCGCCGCCGGCCGACCCCTGGCGCGCGCCGCTACAGGAAACCGCGATCTGCGAAATCGCACGGCGCCGCTTTCTTGCGCGCGCCCGGGCGGTTGCGCATCTCGACCTCCATGACCTGCTGCAACCCTCGGAGCGGGGCACGCCCTTCGACATGGCGGCGGACAACCCCGGCCGGGTGATCGAGCTTTCCGGGCAGCATTGTTATCCTTGGCGGGTGCGGCGGGGCGCAACGCCCTCACACCGCGATCATTCCTGCGTGCAGTTTGACCGCCCGCGCTTTGTCCGCCGCTGGTGCGCGGCGCCGGCGGGCCTTCCTGAAAGCGCGCGCTTCGCCATCAGCCGGATCGCCGGCGCGCCCCGCATTCCGGGCAGCGATTTCTTCCGCTGCATGGCGGTGCGCCACCCTGGCCACCGCGCCGGGCAGATCGTGCCGAAATCAAGCCTGGTCGAAAGCGCGCCGCTGGTCGCGCTGGTGGTGCAATCGCTTGCGGCGGACCCGCTGCGCCCGCCCGCGCGGGAACGGATCGCACCCGCCGCCGCAGGCCCCGGGCGCACGGTGATCCTTGCCCCCATGCGCAACGAGGGGCCCTTCATCCTGGAGTGGCTTGCCTATCACCGCGCGATCGGGGTTGATGATTTCCTGATCTATACCAACGACTGCACCGACGGGACCGATGACCTGCTGCGGCTGCTGGACCGCAAGGGCCTTGTGCAGCACCGCGACAACCCGTTCCGCGAAATGGGGCTGCGCCCGCACCACGGCGCGCTGCAATCCGCCGCCGGCGAACCGGTGATCCGCGATGCCGGCTGGATCATCAGCATGGACGCGGATGAATTCATCAACGTCAAGGTGGGCGACGGTCGGCTTGCCGATCTTTACGCCGCCACGGATGGCGCCAACATGATCTCCTGCACGTGGCGGCTGTTCGGCAATTCCGATATCGACGAATTCCGTGATGAATCCACCATCGCCCGCTTTACCGCCTGTGCCGAGCCTTTCTGCCCGCGGCCGCACCAGGCATGGGGTTTCAAGACCCTGTTTCGCAATCTCGGCCTGTTCCGCAAGCTCGGGGTGCACCGGCCCAAGGGGCTGAACCAGCAGTTCCTGAACGAGATCCGCTGGGTGAACGGATCGGGAGAGCCGTTCCCCGCCAGGGAATACCGCACCGCCTGGCGCTCGACCGTCGGAACCTTCGGATATGATCTGGTTTCGCTCAATCACTACGCGGTGCGCAATGCCGAAAGTTTCCTGGTCAAGCGCGACCGTGGCCGCGCGAACCATGCGGACCGCGATCAGGGGCTGCATTACTGGTTCCGCATGAACAACAACACCACCCGGGATCATTCGATCCAGCGCCATGTGCCGAAGATGGAACAGGCGCTTTCCACCCTGCTTTCCGACCCCGAGATCGCGGCGCAGCACGCCCGCTGCGTGGCGGCGCACCGCCGGCGCATCGACGAACTGAAGGCCGATCCGCGCCAGAGCGCCTTTTATCGCCAGTTGACCGGCACGCGGATGAAAAAACTGTCGCGGATGCACCGCCATTTCGGCAACGACGTGTTCCTTGCCGGGCCCTGCGCGGTGCCCGATGCCATCATCACGGAGGACCACCCGGAAGATTTCATCTTCTCGCTGGGAACATCTGCGGCCGCCGAATAG
- a CDS encoding HdeA/HdeB family chaperone: MKYLAYTVSIAGLVASLGGAALAQDETDTAPDPETVTCADFVTLSADEQRDVLDQLKASDSSTDTEADAGADMGADADAGADTDTGADMSTDTDTDTGGDVTTMEGDAGADTDLSADAGADADTDADIEAVISACEGDATALVSDVAP, encoded by the coding sequence ATGAAATATCTTGCCTATACCGTCAGCATTGCCGGTCTTGTCGCGTCGCTCGGCGGCGCTGCACTGGCACAGGATGAAACCGATACCGCGCCCGATCCTGAAACCGTGACCTGCGCCGATTTCGTGACGCTGAGCGCCGACGAACAGCGCGACGTTCTGGATCAGCTGAAGGCGTCGGACAGCAGCACCGACACAGAGGCCGACGCCGGCGCCGACATGGGTGCGGATGCCGATGCCGGAGCCGATACGGATACCGGTGCCGACATGAGCACTGACACCGACACCGATACCGGCGGGGATGTCACCACCATGGAAGGCGACGCAGGTGCCGACACCGACCTGAGCGCGGACGCCGGCGCAGACGCCGACACCGATGCGGATATCGAAGCCGTGATTTCCGCCTGCGAAGGCGATGCGACGGCGCTGGTTTCGGACGTTGCGCCGTAA
- a CDS encoding heavy metal translocating P-type ATPase, with protein MREQAGTTIEWRIGGMDCGSCAAKVRGAVERLPGAGMVEVTLMSERLRVDLDATRTPPAVVEDAVRALGYTISQPVEPGASGPDGSPGADAAQPSARWYSGAKGRLVIGTGLLLAGATLARFLLPWDIAYWGFVLATLAGIIPVARRAFAMLRAGMPFTIEMLMSIAAVGALVIGAPEEAAVVVFLFAVGELLEGVAADRARHGIRALGRLVPRSALLKDGDALREIPAADLRIGQQVLVRPGARVPADGVVVEGISGVDESPVTGESIPSTKQPGAAIFAGSVNTEAVLVVEVTKAPADNTIARIIRLVEEAESARAPTERFIDRFSRIYMPAVVGFALLVALVPTLGFGQDWGTWIYRALALLLIGCPCALVISVPASIASALTAGTRSGLLLKGGAVIEAAARTRRVAFDKTGTLTMGRPEVSDVVALAGEESDLLALAAAVEQGSSHPLGLAIIARTEADGVAIPPASDARAIPGMGAVAVVHGAEITVGSPRHAAEIGAAGPDIDARVEALEAEGKTVVVVLREGRALGLVALRDGLRGDAAAGVSRLADMGIRSVMLTGDNARAAGSMAGMLGIDHRAGLLPEDKVAAIREMAARDPVMMVGDGINDAPALAAAHLGVAMGSGTDVALEVADAAVLRNRVGDVAAMIALARAAMRNIRQNVAIALGLKGIFLVTTVFGFTGLWLAVLADTGATVLVTANALRLLLFRPDRDEPPRKARPPQAPLSVCAKTG; from the coding sequence ATGCGCGAACAGGCTGGAACCACGATCGAGTGGCGGATCGGCGGCATGGACTGCGGCTCCTGCGCGGCCAAGGTCCGGGGCGCGGTCGAGCGGCTCCCGGGCGCGGGGATGGTCGAGGTCACGCTGATGAGCGAACGCCTCCGGGTCGATCTGGACGCGACCCGCACCCCGCCCGCCGTGGTCGAGGATGCGGTGCGCGCGCTTGGCTACACGATTTCGCAACCGGTCGAACCGGGCGCATCAGGGCCGGACGGCAGCCCCGGGGCTGATGCCGCGCAGCCCTCCGCGCGCTGGTATTCCGGCGCGAAGGGGCGGCTCGTGATCGGGACCGGCTTGCTGCTTGCCGGTGCGACGCTGGCGCGGTTCCTGCTGCCGTGGGACATCGCCTATTGGGGATTCGTCCTTGCCACGCTTGCCGGCATCATCCCGGTCGCGCGCCGTGCCTTCGCCATGCTGCGTGCCGGGATGCCCTTTACCATCGAAATGCTGATGAGCATTGCCGCCGTGGGCGCGCTGGTGATCGGCGCCCCGGAAGAGGCCGCGGTGGTCGTGTTCCTCTTTGCGGTCGGAGAACTTCTGGAAGGCGTCGCGGCCGATCGCGCACGCCACGGGATCCGGGCGCTCGGCCGGCTTGTTCCGCGCAGCGCGCTGCTGAAGGACGGCGACGCTTTGCGCGAAATTCCGGCGGCCGACCTGCGCATCGGACAACAGGTTCTGGTGCGCCCCGGCGCCCGGGTGCCGGCGGATGGCGTGGTGGTCGAGGGAATCTCGGGCGTCGATGAAAGCCCTGTGACCGGCGAGAGCATTCCCAGCACGAAACAGCCGGGCGCCGCGATCTTTGCCGGTTCGGTCAATACCGAAGCGGTGCTCGTGGTCGAGGTGACGAAAGCGCCCGCCGACAACACGATCGCCCGCATCATCCGCCTTGTCGAAGAGGCCGAAAGCGCCCGCGCCCCGACCGAGCGGTTCATCGACCGTTTCAGCCGTATCTACATGCCCGCCGTGGTGGGGTTTGCGCTGCTGGTGGCGCTCGTCCCGACGCTCGGGTTCGGGCAGGACTGGGGCACGTGGATTTACCGTGCGCTTGCGCTGCTGCTGATCGGATGCCCCTGCGCGCTGGTGATCTCGGTGCCGGCCTCCATCGCCTCGGCGCTGACCGCGGGCACCCGCAGCGGGCTGCTGCTGAAGGGCGGCGCGGTGATCGAGGCCGCAGCCCGCACGCGCCGGGTCGCCTTTGACAAGACCGGCACCTTGACCATGGGCCGGCCCGAGGTCAGCGACGTGGTTGCGCTTGCCGGGGAAGAAAGCGATCTGCTGGCGCTCGCCGCGGCGGTCGAGCAAGGGTCGAGCCATCCTCTCGGCCTTGCCATCATCGCGCGGACGGAGGCCGATGGAGTTGCCATTCCACCGGCGTCAGACGCGCGGGCCATTCCGGGCATGGGTGCGGTGGCTGTTGTCCATGGCGCCGAGATCACTGTGGGGTCTCCCCGCCATGCCGCTGAAATCGGCGCGGCCGGGCCGGACATTGACGCGCGGGTCGAGGCGCTCGAAGCCGAGGGCAAGACCGTGGTCGTCGTGCTGCGCGAAGGCCGTGCCCTTGGCCTTGTCGCCCTGCGCGACGGGCTGCGCGGCGATGCGGCGGCGGGGGTGTCGCGGCTTGCGGACATGGGCATCAGATCGGTGATGCTGACCGGCGACAATGCCCGCGCGGCGGGTTCCATGGCCGGGATGCTGGGCATCGACCACCGGGCCGGGCTGCTTCCCGAAGACAAGGTCGCCGCGATCCGCGAGATGGCGGCGCGCGACCCCGTGATGATGGTCGGCGACGGCATCAACGATGCGCCCGCGCTTGCGGCGGCCCATCTTGGCGTGGCGATGGGATCGGGGACCGACGTGGCGCTTGAAGTGGCCGACGCGGCGGTGCTGCGCAACCGGGTCGGTGACGTGGCGGCGATGATCGCGCTGGCCCGTGCCGCCATGCGCAACATTCGCCAGAATGTGGCCATTGCGCTGGGGCTCAAGGGGATATTCCTGGTCACGACCGTGTTCGGCTTTACCGGGCTCTGGCTTGCGGTGCTGGCCGATACCGGGGCGACGGTGCTGGTGACGGCGAACGCGCTGCGGCTGCTGCTGTTCCGGCCGGACCGCGATGAACCGCCGCGCAAGGCACGGCCGCCGCAGGCCCCGCTCAGCGTCTGCGCGAAAACCGGCTGA
- a CDS encoding SDR family oxidoreductase: MQNVLITAGASGIGRAMADAFAEAGARVWVVDSDAEALGTCPQEWRRDRLDVTDEASVADLFARLRAEWGGLDVLCANAGVAGPTALIEDQPPDGFRRCVAVNLEGAFLFTRAAAPLMKAAKRGAIIFTSSTAGMFGYPNRAPYSAAKWAVNGLMKTAAMELGPFGIRANSICPGSVEGPRMEGVLAREAAAKGTTRDAIYAGYASGTSMRSFVEAKDIAQMAVFLASDAARFVSGQIIAVDGHTENPDPKV, encoded by the coding sequence ATGCAGAACGTGCTCATCACCGCCGGGGCAAGCGGCATCGGCCGGGCCATGGCCGATGCCTTCGCCGAGGCCGGCGCCCGGGTCTGGGTGGTCGATTCGGATGCCGAGGCGCTGGGCACCTGCCCGCAGGAGTGGCGCCGCGACCGTCTGGACGTGACCGACGAGGCTTCGGTTGCCGATCTCTTTGCCCGGCTCCGGGCGGAGTGGGGCGGGCTGGATGTTCTGTGCGCCAATGCCGGCGTCGCCGGGCCGACCGCGCTGATCGAGGATCAGCCGCCCGACGGGTTCCGCCGCTGCGTTGCGGTGAACCTTGAGGGCGCCTTTCTGTTCACCCGCGCGGCGGCGCCCCTGATGAAGGCGGCGAAACGCGGCGCGATCATCTTTACCTCGTCCACCGCGGGGATGTTCGGCTATCCCAATCGCGCGCCCTATTCGGCCGCGAAATGGGCGGTGAACGGGCTGATGAAGACTGCGGCGATGGAGCTTGGCCCCTTCGGCATCCGCGCCAATTCGATCTGTCCCGGCTCGGTCGAGGGGCCGCGGATGGAGGGGGTGCTCGCACGCGAGGCGGCGGCCAAGGGCACGACGCGCGACGCCATCTATGCCGGTTATGCGAGCGGCACCTCGATGCGCAGTTTTGTCGAGGCGAAGGACATCGCGCAGATGGCGGTGTTTCTGGCCTCGGATGCGGCGCGGTTCGTCTCGGGGCAGATCATCGCCGTGGACGGGCATACCGAAAACCCCGATCCCAAGGTCTGA